One genomic region from Candidatus Coatesbacteria bacterium encodes:
- a CDS encoding efflux RND transporter periplasmic adaptor subunit gives MQRKGIALTVVTAALAAGLVLLAGCGGGGRPESEEESPIPVAATVVRLEPTTIQRDLSGILRGRMEANVAPEVSGRLNKIYVEVGDEVTKGQALAVMDGSQYWLSSQSTKGQMETARLQLEQAEDNYERYQPLYEAGQISKSQWDQIVNAYEMAQAGYDAAKAGYYQVTDMAAETTIRAPFSGVVAFRNADIGSMVGPSMVVFQVIQSDPMTVTIGVDENDIRYLTEGAEVDVRVEAYPGETFSGTVRAIGSKLETATFTFPVEVELPNEDGRLKSGMVAHVVLPIRDLGEAISVPLNAVVELAGVDYVYVVKEVQRQEPRPSANQLRVGDEVVELNSLTEQIAAALDDAGTGAGVTIESADKLYTLELTGIDEPSQNGDPGTELRVERREVVKGSSLGDRIVVEEGLEPGERIITEGQQFLEDGSLITLPDETTAADEGENSGGENEAAETESTETTDEAGEEAA, from the coding sequence ATGCAGCGTAAAGGTATCGCTCTCACCGTCGTCACGGCCGCCCTGGCCGCCGGACTCGTCCTGCTGGCCGGCTGCGGCGGCGGCGGCCGTCCCGAGAGTGAAGAGGAAAGCCCGATCCCCGTCGCCGCCACCGTCGTCCGGCTCGAGCCGACGACGATCCAGCGCGATCTGTCCGGGATCCTGCGCGGCCGGATGGAGGCCAACGTGGCCCCCGAGGTCTCCGGACGCCTCAACAAGATCTACGTCGAGGTCGGCGACGAGGTCACCAAGGGCCAGGCCCTGGCCGTGATGGACGGCAGCCAGTACTGGCTGTCCAGTCAGTCGACCAAGGGACAGATGGAAACCGCCCGCCTGCAGCTCGAACAGGCCGAGGACAACTACGAACGCTACCAGCCGCTCTACGAGGCCGGCCAGATCTCCAAGTCCCAGTGGGACCAGATCGTCAACGCCTACGAGATGGCCCAGGCCGGTTACGACGCCGCCAAGGCCGGCTACTACCAGGTGACAGACATGGCCGCCGAGACGACGATCCGCGCCCCCTTCAGCGGCGTGGTCGCCTTCCGCAACGCCGACATCGGCTCGATGGTCGGCCCCTCGATGGTCGTGTTCCAGGTCATTCAGAGCGATCCGATGACGGTCACCATCGGCGTCGACGAAAACGACATCCGCTACCTGACCGAGGGCGCCGAGGTCGACGTCAGGGTCGAGGCCTACCCCGGCGAAACCTTCAGCGGGACCGTTCGGGCCATCGGCTCCAAGCTGGAAACCGCGACCTTCACCTTCCCCGTCGAGGTCGAGCTCCCCAATGAGGACGGCCGGCTGAAAAGCGGGATGGTGGCTCATGTCGTCCTGCCCATCCGCGACCTGGGCGAGGCCATCAGCGTGCCCCTCAACGCCGTCGTTGAACTCGCCGGCGTCGACTACGTCTATGTCGTCAAAGAGGTACAGCGTCAGGAGCCCCGCCCCAGCGCAAATCAGCTCCGCGTCGGCGACGAAGTCGTCGAACTCAACTCGCTCACCGAGCAGATCGCCGCAGCCCTCGACGACGCGGGCACCGGGGCCGGCGTGACCATCGAGAGCGCGGACAAGCTCTACACCCTCGAGTTGACCGGTATCGACGAGCCGTCCCAAAACGGCGATCCGGGCACGGAGCTGCGCGTCGAGCGCCGCGAGGTCGTCAAGGGCTCATCCCTCGGCGATCGGATCGTCGTCGAAGAGGGATTGGAGCCCGGTGAGCGGATCATCACCGAGGGCCAGCAGTTCCTCGAGGACGGCAGCCTGATCACCCTGCCCGACGAAACCACCGCCGCTGACGAAGGTGAGAATTCCGGCGGTGAAAACGAAGCCGCCGAGACTGAAAGCACCGAGACGACGGACGAAGCGGGGGAGGAGGCGGCGTGA
- a CDS encoding FAD:protein FMN transferase, whose amino-acid sequence MGLSYDPDTDHQRPMKQTVNPASTTRSRRRPRVILATALALLCSCGGGEVVERLTVLAMDTAVELTVVAPDRTTAQAALEAAAEALRNVEAWASTTDPGSELARVNAAGGSEQLGRPLAECLELALAAAADSDGAFDPTIGPLLAAYGFTGETWRVPPPEELAAALTRVGYERLRFADGGLELPPGFVLDLGGAAKGYAVDRACSALENAGATAGLVNAGGDIACFGERPGGGSWRVGVQHPRAPSELYAVLELDGGAVATSGDYERCFTVGSVRYHHLLDPRSGRPARELTSVTVTAPSCAAADAYATAAFILGPRGGRALLEEHPELEGLLIGVAPGLEAHETGGFTADYETLGD is encoded by the coding sequence ATGGGTCTTTCTTACGACCCCGACACTGATCATCAGCGACCGATGAAACAGACCGTTAACCCGGCTTCGACAACGCGAAGCAGACGACGGCCGAGAGTAATCCTCGCCACGGCCCTCGCGCTGCTGTGCTCTTGCGGCGGCGGCGAGGTCGTCGAGCGGCTCACGGTGCTGGCGATGGACACCGCCGTCGAGCTGACCGTGGTCGCCCCGGATCGCACGACGGCGCAGGCGGCCCTCGAGGCCGCCGCGGAGGCCCTGCGCAACGTCGAGGCCTGGGCCTCGACCACGGACCCGGGGAGCGAACTGGCCCGAGTCAACGCCGCCGGCGGCTCGGAACAACTCGGCCGGCCCCTTGCCGAGTGTCTGGAACTGGCCCTCGCGGCGGCCGCCGACAGCGACGGGGCCTTCGATCCCACCATCGGCCCCCTGCTGGCGGCCTACGGCTTCACCGGTGAGACCTGGCGCGTTCCGCCACCAGAGGAGTTGGCGGCGGCACTCACCCGGGTGGGATACGAGAGGCTGCGCTTCGCTGACGGCGGCCTCGAACTACCGCCGGGCTTCGTTCTCGACCTGGGCGGCGCGGCCAAGGGCTACGCCGTCGACCGCGCCTGCTCGGCCCTCGAGAACGCCGGAGCAACGGCGGGTCTCGTCAACGCCGGCGGCGACATCGCCTGTTTCGGCGAGCGTCCCGGCGGCGGTTCCTGGCGCGTCGGTGTCCAGCACCCCCGCGCTCCGTCCGAGCTCTACGCCGTGCTCGAACTCGACGGCGGCGCCGTGGCCACCTCGGGCGACTACGAGCGCTGCTTCACCGTCGGGAGCGTCCGCTACCATCATCTGCTCGACCCGCGGAGCGGTCGACCGGCGCGGGAGCTCACCTCGGTTACAGTGACCGCGCCGAGTTGCGCCGCCGCCGACGCCTACGCCACCGCCGCCTTCATCCTCGGTCCGCGCGGCGGCCGGGCCCTGTTGGAGGAGCATCCCGAGCTGGAGGGTCTGTTGATCGGGGTCGCTCCCGGGCTGGAAGCCCACGAAACCGGCGGCTTCACCGCGGATTACGAGACGCTAGGCGACTGA
- a CDS encoding reverse transcriptase-like protein — protein MTERRRHLETLRSLRRRLVAEKADEDRRKELAALDWVLREMDPTMDLLEDEIPSPPATYLLYTDGGSRCNPGPAAYGVVLYDSTGGELARRAARIGRATNNVAEYQGLLAGLQLARALGARRLEVRLDAELLVKQLNGVYKTKNKKLAELKHRVEKAARAFTRVSYRHVPREQNRLADALANAALDGRDPETV, from the coding sequence GTGACTGAACGCCGTCGACATCTGGAGACTCTGCGTAGCCTGCGCCGTCGTCTGGTCGCGGAAAAGGCCGACGAAGACCGGCGCAAGGAACTGGCCGCGCTGGATTGGGTTCTGCGGGAAATGGATCCGACCATGGACCTGCTGGAGGATGAGATCCCGTCCCCGCCCGCAACCTACCTGCTCTACACCGACGGCGGCTCCCGCTGCAATCCGGGACCGGCGGCCTACGGCGTGGTCCTCTACGACTCAACCGGCGGTGAGCTGGCCCGACGGGCGGCGCGCATCGGCCGGGCCACGAACAACGTCGCCGAGTACCAGGGTCTGCTGGCCGGGCTGCAACTGGCCCGAGCGCTGGGCGCCCGCCGCCTCGAGGTCCGGCTGGACGCCGAGCTGTTGGTCAAGCAGCTCAACGGCGTCTACAAGACGAAGAACAAGAAGCTGGCCGAACTCAAGCACCGCGTCGAGAAGGCGGCCCGGGCCTTCACCCGGGTGAGTTACCGCCACGTACCCCGGGAGCAGAACCGCCTGGCCGACGCCCTGGCCAACGCCGCCCTCGACGGCCGCGACCCGGAAACAGTCTGA
- a CDS encoding response regulator, whose translation MNERRILVIDDDRAFCASICDGLTGRGYQARYALDGEDGLAEYRRWHAPVVLLDQNLPNMTGLEVCRRLHELAPEVKVIFATAFGSYSRAVEAVKAGAYEYLPKPLDLDQFYLTVRNAFETHRLERRELLSRYERQKSGRADELTGVSPQANRIRRLVELAAASRSPVLITGETGVGKAVVARAIHKRSDEESYLTVNCAAVPESLMEAELFGHEKGAFTGATKRRKGVFELTHGGSLVLDEIGEMPLLLQKKLLTVLEEGRLRPLGGEEELSVDVRVIAITNRNLETEIEAQRFRADLYYRLAVIKIHVPPLRERTEDLEPLARVLLRRLTGRPCELPPEQLQVLRAYPWPGNTRELRNVLERSLILGGEKPDPASLLQPADGHPASVEPPGNDGEIPPLETVERQHILTVLERLDGNRRKTADTLGLSISTLRRRLNDYRRAGFRVPPSGA comes from the coding sequence ATGAACGAGCGACGCATCCTGGTGATCGATGACGACCGGGCGTTCTGCGCCTCTATCTGCGACGGCCTGACCGGCCGGGGCTACCAGGCGCGCTACGCCCTCGACGGCGAGGACGGCCTGGCCGAGTACCGCCGCTGGCACGCCCCGGTGGTGCTGCTCGATCAGAATCTGCCCAACATGACCGGCCTCGAGGTCTGCCGCCGCCTGCACGAGCTGGCTCCCGAGGTCAAGGTCATCTTCGCCACAGCCTTCGGCTCCTACTCGCGCGCCGTCGAGGCCGTCAAAGCCGGGGCCTACGAGTACCTGCCTAAACCCCTCGACCTGGACCAGTTCTATCTGACCGTCCGCAACGCCTTCGAGACCCACCGCCTGGAACGACGGGAACTCCTGTCGCGCTACGAGCGCCAGAAGAGCGGACGAGCCGATGAGTTGACCGGTGTCTCACCCCAGGCCAACCGCATCCGCCGCCTGGTCGAACTGGCGGCCGCCTCGCGCTCACCCGTTCTGATCACCGGCGAGACCGGCGTCGGCAAAGCCGTCGTCGCCCGGGCCATCCACAAACGCAGCGACGAGGAAAGCTACCTGACCGTCAACTGCGCCGCCGTGCCGGAATCGCTGATGGAGGCCGAGCTCTTCGGCCATGAGAAAGGGGCCTTCACCGGGGCCACCAAACGCCGCAAGGGCGTCTTCGAATTGACCCACGGCGGCAGCCTGGTCCTCGACGAGATCGGCGAGATGCCCCTGCTGCTGCAAAAAAAACTGCTGACCGTGCTCGAGGAGGGACGCCTGCGGCCCCTGGGCGGCGAGGAGGAACTCAGCGTCGACGTCCGGGTGATCGCCATCACCAACCGCAACCTCGAGACCGAGATCGAAGCCCAGCGCTTCCGCGCCGACCTCTACTACCGCCTGGCCGTAATCAAGATCCACGTTCCACCGCTGCGCGAGCGAACCGAGGATCTCGAACCCCTGGCCCGGGTCCTGCTGCGTCGACTGACCGGCCGGCCCTGCGAGCTCCCACCGGAACAGCTCCAGGTCTTGCGCGCCTACCCCTGGCCCGGTAACACCCGCGAGCTGCGCAACGTCCTGGAACGCTCGCTGATTCTCGGCGGCGAAAAGCCCGATCCGGCCTCCCTGCTCCAACCCGCCGACGGGCATCCGGCATCCGTCGAGCCGCCCGGCAACGACGGCGAAATCCCCCCACTCGAAACCGTCGAGCGCCAACACATCCTGACCGTCCTCGAACGACTCGACGGTAACCGCCGCAAAACCGCCGACACCCTCGGACTGTCGATCTCCACCCTGCGCCGCCGCCTCAACGACTACCGCCGGGCCGGCTTCCGCGTTCCACCCTCCGGCGCCTGA